ACGAGCACCATGCCCAGGCTCTGCATGATGGTGGCCGTGGCCGAGTTGGTCCAGTGAATCGCCTCGAGGTAGGCCACCTGGGAGAACAGGATCGCCCCCACGCTCACGCCCAGTATGGCGAGAAGGTCGCGTGGGCTGCCCCACACACCCCTGAGCTGCGCGCGCCCGCGCTGCGTGAGCGCCGCGGCGGCGAGAAAGAGCCAGCAGGCCGTGAGCTGGCGTAGGCACGCGAGCCAGAGCGGGTCGATGGCATAGGTGTCCATGAGCCACTTGGACACCGTCCCGTTGAGGCCCCAGAGGGTCCCTCCCACGAGCGTGGCCGCGATCCCGCGCCTCACGCGACGGCGCCGCTCGTCGTCACCCTCACCTCTTCGGGCCTCGGCGAGGTCCTCGGCCCTCCCGGCCCCTCTGGTCTCGCTGTCTGCCACGCGCGTCCCCTCTCGTCCGTCCTGTGCCCAGATAGACTAGCACCGTCGCAGGTAGGGTATGCTGACCCAGATGAAACTCAACTCCCGGAGGCACCCATGGACCACGCAAAGCAGCGCTTTGACACCCTTGACCCCGCACTCGCCGCAGGCACCGCCCACGCCGGCTTCACCGTCACCCGGGCGGTGCCCCTCCCCGAGATCTCGGGCTCGGCCTACGTCATGCGCCACGACGCCACCGGCGCGCGTGCCCTCTGGCTCGCCTGTGCAGACCCCAACAAGTCCTTCTCCATCTCCTTCAAGACCCCTCCGACCGACGACACGGGGGTCTTCCACATCCTCGAGCACTCCGTCCTGTGCGGGTCCGCGCGCTACCCCGTCAAGGAGCCCTTCGTCAACCTGCTCAAGACGAGCATGCAGACCTTCTTGAACGCCATGACCTTCCCCGACAAGACCATGTACCCGGTGGCCTCCACCAACACGGCCGACCTGGAGAACCTCATGGGCGTCTACCTGGACGCGGTTCTGCACCCGGCCATCTACGAGCGCCCCCGCATCTTCGAGCAGGAGGGCTGGCACCTCGAGGTCACGGGCGAGGGGGATGACGCGTCGCTCTCCTACAACGGCGTGGTCTTCAACGAGATGAAAGGCGCGCTCTCCGATCCCGACGACGTCCTCTACCAGGCCCTCTCGGCAGCCCTGTTCCCGGACACGGCATACGCCCACGAGTCGGGCGGCAACCCCCGCAAGATCCCCACCCTCACCTACAAGGAGTTCCTGAACAACCATGCGCGCCACTACACCCTGGCCAACAGCTACACGGTTCTCTATGGCGACCTTGACATAGACCGCGAGCTGGCCTTCATTGACAAGCGCTTCCACACGGCACAGGCGCGCGACGCCGGCGCGCCCAACGAGCTCGAGCTCCAGGCCCCGGTGCGCCCCACACGGCGCGAGGTCCGCATGGCGACCGCTCCCACGAACTCGTCGATCGGCCTGTCCTACGTGCTGGGAACCGCCGCCGACCGCACGCGCGTGCTCGCCGTCGACGTGCTGCTCGATGCCCTCTGCGGCTCCAACGAGGCCCCGCTCAAGAGGCGCGTCCTCGACGCCGACCTCGCCGACGACTTCAGCGCGATGCTCATCGACGGGGTGCTGCAGCCCCAGGCCATGTTCGTGCTCAAGGGCCTGCACGAGGGAGCCACCGAGCGGTTCCGCGCCCTCGTGGAGGACGTCTGCTGCGAGCTCGCCCGCGACGGCATCGACCGCGAGCGGCTCGAGGCGGCCCTGGCCCAGGCCGAGTTCACCTTGCGCGAGGGAGACTGGGGCGGCTACCCCGACGGCGTGGCCCTCTCCATGCAGGCGATGTCGGGCTGGCTCTACGACGACGAGCGACCGCTGGACTACCTGCGCTACGAGGATGCCCTCGCCGAGCTCAAGGCCGGCCTCGACGCCGGGTACTTCGAACGCCTGCTCCAGGGGCTCATCTGCGAGAGCGCGCACGCGGCCGAGGTGGAGCTCGTGCCCGTGGAGGGCGGAGACGCCGCCGACGAGACCCTGGAGCTCGCGCAGACGCGGGCCCAGATGAGCGAGGAGGACCTGGCAGCCGTCACGCGCGAGGTCGAGGCGCTTCGCCACGAGCAGGAGGCACCGGACACGCCCGAGGGGCTGGCCAGCCTGCCGAGCCTCACGGTGGACGACGTGGAGGCCCCCGCCGCCGAACCCGAGCCGCGCGACACCCAGGCCCCTCTGCCCTGCATCGCCCACGAGCTCGACACGCACGGAATCGACTACGTCTATCACTACTTCGACCTGCGTCGGCTCTCCTTCGAGGAACTGCCGTACGTCGGCGTGCTCACCGACCTTCTCGGCCGGCTCGACACGGCTCGCCACTCGGCCTCCGAGCTCGACACCCTCATCGGGAAGAACCTCGGTGGGCTCGACTTCTTCACCGAGACCTACACGCGCGACGACGACCTGGGCTTTGCCGATCCCGTCCTGGTCGTGGGCGCGAGCTCCCTGCGCGCCAACGTCGACATACTGGCCACGCTACCGCGCGAGGTCTGGGCGGAGACGCTCTTCTCCGACGCGGCGCGCATGAGAGACGCCCTCACGCAGCGCAAGATCGCCCTCGAGCAGTACTTCGTGGGCTCGGGGCACGCGGCCGCGTTGGCCCGCACCAGCACGTACTTCTCGGCGGCCTCTGGGGCGGCGAGCCAGATGGCGGGGCTCGACTACTACCTCTTCTTGAAGGGGCTCCTCGCCGACTGGGACGCGCGGGCGCAGGGGCTCGAGGCGCGCCTCTCCGCCCTCGCCGGGCACATCTTCACAGCCGACGAGGTCACGGTGAGCTTCACTGGGAACGCGGCCGAGCGGGAGCGTTTCTGGGAGGCGGGCGGCCCGCTGGGGCTGACCCCCGCGGGTGACGTCGCCCACCGGCTCGCGATTCCCGCGCCGGCTCCGCGCAACGAGGCGTTCGTGATTCCCTCCAACGTGAGCTACGTCGCCCGCGCGGCCGCGCCGTCTTCCGCCGACGCCGGAACGCTCGGGGCCTGGCAGGTCGCCACGCGGGCGCTGTCCTACGACTACCTGTGGAACGAGGTGCGCGTCAAGGGCGGCGCCTACGGCGTGGGCTTCAAGCGCACCACCGAGGGTCTGCGCCAGTTCTGGTCCTTCCGCGACCCCGCCGTCGACGCCACGCTCGGGCGCTACGACGGCGCAGCGGGATGGCTCGCCGGGTGGCGGCCCGACTCCGCAGAGCTCGACGGCTACGTCGTCTCCGCCGTTGCCGCCCACGACGCCCCCGTGAAGCCCCGGCAGCTGGCCCGACGCCAGGACATGGTGCGCTTTGGCGGCCGGCCGGCCGGATGGCGCGACCTCGTCCGCGCCCAGGAGCTCGCCTGCACGGTCGATGATGTGCGCGCCCTTGCGCCCGCGCTCGCCGACGACACTTGCGCCCGCGGCATCTGCGTCTTCGGCGGGCGCGAGGCCATCGAGGCCTCGGGCGTCGCCTTTGACTCCGTCACCGAACTCGTCGGCGCGTAGGGGCGGCGAGAGGCCCACAGCCTACACGCACCGGATGCCTCCATGAGGAAATGACCGGACGGCTAGATTGCCGACCATGCCCGAACGCCCGATTCGGGGCCAAAATCCACTTGAATCGGGCGTTCGGGCATGGTCGGCAAAGTATGCCTAGACGAGAAGCTCTCCCACGGAGAGCTTGGGGACGTGGTGCGACCCGTCGGTCTCGCGCCAATAGGCCAGGCCGTGCTCCCCTGACGCGCCCACGTCCTCGAGCACCACGTGCTCGACGGGTACGCCCACGGCCAAGACGAGAACCGGCGTAAGGTCGTCCGGCAAGGCGAGGTCAGCCGCCAGGGCCGCGTCGAAGTTCCTGAGCATGCAGCAGCCCAGTCCCCGTGCGCGGGCGGCGAGGGCCATGGTCTGCGCGGCTATCCCTGTGTCCATGAGGCGAATCGGGTTTGTCGCCAGCTTCTTGGGCAGGCAGATGACCACGTAGCCGCCGGGGCGCTCCCCGGCCGTGGGCCCGTCCCAGTCCTTGAGCAGAGCCGCCCAGCCCAGGTGCGAGAAGGTCGTCGCGCACGCCGGGGCGCCCGCGACCAGTCTGAACCGCAGGACCTGTTTGTTGTTGCCCGAGGGTGCCAGACGCGCCGCCGCCACGAGCGAGCGCAGCGCGTCCTCTTCCACCAGGCTGCCGTCGTAGCGCCGAAAGCTCCTCGACGACGCCGCCAGACCCTCGAACTCCTGACCGTCCATGATCGCTCCTTTCCGGGACGCCCGTCCGGCGTCCCTAGATTCCCGCCGCGCCGATGGCCGCCACGACCTGACGCAAATCCTCCGGAGGCAGGACCAGCGCCATGCGCACGTAGCCCTCGCCCGCGGGCCCAAAGCTCGCTCCCGGTGTCACGATCACGCCCGCCCCCTCCATGAGCTCGGCCGCAAAGGCCACAGAGTCCTCGCGCCCACCCGGCAGGCGCGCCCAGACGAACATCGAGCCGTGCGCGTTGGGGCGCTCCCAGCCCAAAGACGCAAGGCCGTCGCACAGGGCGTCGCGACGCTCCTGGTAGGCGAGCCTCTGCGCCTCCACCGGCTCGAGCGGGCCGGTGAGGGCCGCGACCGCGGCGGCCTGCTCGGGATGGAACATGCCAAAGTCGACCTGCCCGCGCAGCTTTTTCGCGGCGGCCACCACGTCGGGGCGACCCACCAGAAAGGAGAGGCGCGCCCCGGTCACGTTGAAGGACTTGGAGAGCGAGAGGAACTCGACGCCCACCTCGAGCGCCCCGGGATAAGCCAGAAAGGACCCGGCCGCGGGCCCGTCGAAGACGATGTCCGAGTACGCGTTGTCATGGATCACCACGAGGTCGTGCGCACGGGCGAAGGCGATGAGCTCCTCGTAGACCTCGGGCGTCCCGACCGAGCCCACGGGGTTCGCCGGCAGGGAGACGATCAGGTACCTCGCGGCGTCGGCCACGTCGTCGGGAATCTCGGAGAAGCACGGGAGGAAGCCGTGCGCGGCGGTGAGCGGGTAGTAGTGCGGGCGGGCGCCCGCGAGCATGGTCGCGTTGCGAAAGACGGGGTAGCACGGGTCGGGGACCAGAGCCACGTCGCCCGGGTCGCACAGCGCCGCGCAGACGTAGCCCAGGCCCTCCTGCGTGCCCCGGCAGCTCGCCACCATGTCCGGCGTGATGCCCCCCACGCCAAAGCGCCGCTCGTAGTACGCGCAGACGGCACCGGTGAGCTCGTCGGTGTCGCGCAGCGCGTACCTCCAGCTGGCGGGGTCCGAGGCGCTTCTCACCAGGGCGTCGATCACGTGCTGGGGCGGGGCGAAGTCGGGAGTCCCCACCGAGAGGTCCCACACACGCCGCCCCCGCGCCTCGAGCTCGCGCCGGCGCACGTTGAGCGCCGCGAACACCTCGTCCTCGAACGCGTCCAGACGCCTCGACAGCTCCATGCCCGTTCCCCCTCGCCTCGTCCCCGACGCCCTCACTCTATCCCAACCGGGCCTTCACGCATGCACGGTGGGCCCCCAAAGGATGGCAAAAGAGCTTATCCAAGGCGCATTCGGCTACCTGCGCCAAGGGGGCTTATCAACAGCGCCTTTCAACTTTGTACATGTTATCAACAACATATTGTGCTAGTTCTCGGATAGGACCACCACAAGTTGTGTCATAGTAGAGAAAAGCAGATAGAGGCACGGTAAAGGGGCTCGCTATGAAAATCATAAAGCGCAACGGTTCCGAGGTCACGTTCGACGTCATCAAGATCGAGAACGCCATCCGCGCGGCCAACCTCGAGGTGCCCGCTGCCGAGCGCCTCACCGATCGCGAGATCAAGTTCTCCTCTCTCAACGTCACCGACGAGTGCCTCGAGGCCGGTCACACGGTCACGGTCGAGGAGGTCCAGGACCTCGTCGAGGACCAGCTCATGGCCCTCGACCACTTTGAGGTGGCCCGTCGCTACATCATCTATCGCTACCTGCAGGGCCAGAAGCGCCAGAAGAACACCACCGACGACAAGATTCTCTCGCTGATCGAGTGCAACAACGAGGAGGTCAAGCAGGAGAACTCCAACAAGAACCCCACCGTCGTCTCGGTCCAGCGCGACTACATGGCCGGCGAGGTCTCCAAGGACCTCGCCATGCGCAAGCTGCTGCCCGCCGAGGTCGTCGACGCCCACAACGAGGGCATCATCCACTTCCACGACTCCGACTACTTCGCGCAGCACATGCACAACTGCGACCTCATCAACCTCGAGGACATGCTCCAGAACGGCACCGTCATCTCAGGCACGCTCATCGAGCGCCCGCACAGCTTCTCGACGGCCTGCAACATCGCCACGCAGATCATCGCGCAGGTGGCCTCCTGCCAGTACGGCGGCCAGTCCATCTCGCTCACCCACCTCGCACCGTTCGTGGACGTCTCCCGCAAGAAGATCCGTCGCCAGGTCGCGGCCGAGATGGAGGCCATCGACGCCCACCCCGGCGAGGAGAAGCTCAACCAGATCGTTGAGAAGCGCCTGCGCGAGGAGGTCTCGCGTGGCGTCCAGACCATTCAGTACCAGGTCGTCACCCTCATGACCACCAACGGCCAGGCGCCCTTCATCACCGTCTTCATGTACCTCAACGAGGCCAACAACGAGCAGGAGAAGGCGGATCTGGCCCTGTGCATCGAGGAGATGCTGCGTCAGCGCTATCAGGGCGTCAAGAACGAGGAGGGCGTCTGGATCACGCCGGCCTTCCCCAAGCTCATCTACGTCCTCGAGCCGGACAACGTGGCCGAGGGCACGCCGTACTTCTACCTCACCAAGCTCGCGGCCAAGTGCACCGCCCGCCGCATGGTGCCCGACTACATCTCCGAGAAGAAGATGCACGAGTACAAGCTCTCCAAGGGCGAGGTCGAGGGTGAGGGCGACGTCTACACCTGCATGGGCTGCCGCTCCTTCCTCACGCCCGACCGCTCGGGCAACGGCTACGACAACGTGGCCAAGGCCGGCAACTACGAGCCGGGCAAGCCCAAGTACTACGGACGCTTCAACCAGGGCGTCGTGACCATCAACCTGCCCGACGTGGCGCTTTCCGCCAAGGGCGACATGGACCGCTTCTGGGAGATCTTCGACGAGCGCTTGGAGCTCTGCCACCGCGCCCTGCGCTGCCGCCACGAGCGTCTGCTCGGCACCCTCTCTGACGCCGCGCCGATTCTGTGGCAGTACGGTGCGCTCGCCCGCCTGGACAAGGGCGAGAGAATCGACAAGCTCCTCTACGGCGGCTACTCCACGATCAGCCTCGGCTACGCGGGCCTCTACGAGTGCGTCAAGGCCATGACCGGCCACAGCCATACCGACCACGAGGCTACGCCGTTCGCGCTGTCCGTCATGCAGCGCATGAACGACAAGTGCAACGAGTGGAAGGCCGCCGAGAACATCGACTACTCGCTCTACGGCACCCCGCTCGAGTCCACGACCTACAAGTTCGCAAAGTGCCTCCAGCGCCGCTTCGGCATCATCGAGGGCATCACGGACAAGGGCTACATCACCAACAGCTATCACGTCCATGTGAGCGAGGAGATCGACGCCTTCACCAAGCTGCAGTTCGAGAGCGAGTTCCAGCGCCTCTCCCCCGGCGGGGCCATCTCCTACGTGGAGGTCCCCAACATGCAGGACAACCTCGAGGCCGTCATCTCCGTCATGCAGTACATCTATGACCACATCATGTACGCCGAGCTCAACACCAAGAGCGACTACTGCCAGGAGTGCGGCTACGACGGTGAGATCAAAATTGTGGAGGACGACGGCAAGCTCGTCTGGGAGTGCCCCAACTGCGGCAACCGCGACCAGTCCAAGATGAACGTGGCCCGTCGCACCTGCGGCTACATAGGCACTCAGTTCTGGAACCAGGGGCGCACGGAGGAGATCAAGGACCGCGTGCTGCACCTGTAAACTCCTGGGACCCGACCGAACGGGCCCAGCGCTCAGACAGTTTGCTACGCAAAAACTCGCGGTGGGCCCGTTCGGTCGGGTCTGCCGCGAGACTCTTCTGTACAGCACGGGGCGTTGATCTCCTCCGTGCGCCCCGCTCCAGGCTTCGTCAAGGTTTTTTAAGGACATGAGATGAACTACGCGAATATCAAATATTGTGATATTGCCAACGGGGTGGGCGTGAGGACGACGCTGTTCGTGTCGGGATGCCGACTGCACTGCCCGTTCTGCTTCAACGAGGAGGCGTGGGACTTCTCGGCGGGAAAACCGTTCACGGATGAGGTCGAGGAGAAGATCATGGCGTCGCTCGAGCCGGCGTACGTGAGCGGGCTCTCGGTCCTGGGCGGCGAGCCCATGGAGCCCGAGAACCAGGAGGGCCTCGTGGGCTTTCTCGAGCGGGTGCGCGACCGGTTTGGGTCCACGAAGTCCATCTGGCTCTACTCGGGGCACACCTTCGAGCAGCTCGCGCCCGGCGGCGCGTGGAACCTCGGGGACGTGACCGACCGCATCCTCGACACGCTCGACGTGCTCGTGGACGGCCCCTTCATGCAGGAGAACTACGACATCTCCCTGCGCTTTCGCGGCTCATCCAACCAGCGTCTCATCGACGTGCCCGCCACGCTCGAGGCCCCCGACGACGAGGTCGTCTGGTGGCAGGACGATCCGGTCTTCTCCACGCACGCGATGGACTAGGAGCGGGCAGGCAACGACCACTTTTGGCTCGCTTGCCCCGCGCGCGTCAAGAGGCTAGGATGGGGCCAAAGCCGGGGCGACCAGAGGAGGTGCCTTCCCCATGAGTGACGGCGACAGTCACAACTTATCGATTCATCAGTCCGAGGGGGAGGCGCCCGTCGCACGGGAGAGCGAGCGCCGCTGCGCCTAGCTTGTAGCATGCGCACCCCCGAGGGCTGCCCCATGGGTAGCCCTTTTTGTTCTCCCGGGAATGCGAGGTGGCGCAATGCTTCTGACCACCCTCCTCTCGCGCACCCCAACGCGCGCGAGCAAGAACCAGAGCCAGCGCACGACCGTCTCCGGGCGCTCATGGCTGCAGCACGTGGCCGAGCTCTCCGGTGCCGAGGTCCTCGACGAGCTCGGGGCCCACCCGCGCGGGCTCGCCGCCGACGAGGTCGACGCCATGCGCTCCTTCTGGGGCGAGAACCGCATGGCCCACACCGAGCGTCCGGCGCTGCCCCGTCGCGTGCTCGGTGCCTTTGCCGACCCCTTCACCTACATCCTCGTCGTCATCGCCATCGTGTCCGTGCTCACGGACTGGGCCTTCGCCGAGGCGTCCCAGCGCAGCCTCACCACGCCCGCGATCATCGGCCTCATGGTGCTCATCTCGGGCGTTCTGCGCTTCGTCCAGAACGAGCGCAGCGGCAACGCCGCCGCCGCCCTGGCCGAGATGATCGAGACCACCTGCAACGTCGAGCGCGAGGGCGCCGGCCGCGCCGAGGTCCCCCTCGACGAGATCGTGGTCGGAGACGTCGTGCACCTCTGCTCCGGCGACATCGTCCCCGCCGACCTGCGCATCCTCACGGCACGCGACCTCTTTGTGAGCCAGTCGTCGCTCACGGGGGAGTCCGCGCCGGTCGAGAAGCGCGCGGCGGCCACCGAAGGCGATGCCGCCGACGCGACCGTGACCGACCTCGAGAGCCTCGTGTTTCTCGGCAGCACGGTGATCTCGGGAACCGCCACCGGGGTCGTGGTGGCCACCGGCGAGCGCACCCTGTTCGGCGAGGCCGCCGGCTCCCTCGGCCCCATGGCCACCGCGCGCCAGACCTCGTCGGATGCGGGCATCGCCGCCACGAGCCGCCTGCTCGTGGGGCTCATGGTCGTCATGGTACCCGCGGTGTTCCTGATCTCGGGCCTCACCAAGGGCGACTGGCTCGCCGCGCTGCTCTTCTCGTTGGCCGTGGCCGTGGGCCTCACGCCCGAGATGCTGCCGATGCTCGTGACCGTCTGCCTGGGCAAGGGTGCCGTCGACCTCTCCGGGGACCGGGTCATCGTCAAGCGCCTCGACGCGATCTCGGACTTGGGGGCCATGGACGTGCTCTGCTGCGACAAGACCGGAACCCTGACCGAGGACCGCGTCATCTTGGAGCGCCACCTCGACGTGCGGGGCAACAGGGACGTGCGCGTGCTGCGCGCCGCCTTTCTCAACAGCTTCTTCGAGACCGGCGTCAAGAACCTCATCGACTCCGCCATCATCCGCCGTGCGCTCGAGGAGGACGAGGACGCCGAGGAGCTCTGCGGGCGTTACACCCTTGTCGACGAGCTCCCCTTCGACTTCGAGCGCCGGCGTCTGAGCGTCGTGGTGGGAGACGAGGCGGGCCGCACCCGCATGATCTGCAAGGGGGCCATCGAGGAGATTCTCTCCGTCTGCAGCCAGGTCGAGCTCGACGCAATCCGCGAGCCGCTCACGCCCGAGCTCGAGCGCACGGTCATGGCGCGCGCCGCGGGCCTCTCCGAGCGGGGCATGCGCGTGCTGGGCGTCGCCCTCAAGGACGACCCGGCCGGGGCCGACCGGCTCACCACCGCCGACGAGAAGGACATGGTCCTCGTGGGCTACCTCGCGTTTCTGGACCCGCCCAAGGAGACGGCGGCGAAGGCGGTCAGGGCGCTGGCCGAGCACGGGGTGTCGACGAAGGTCCTGACCGGGGACTCTTCGCGCGTGGCCGTCTACGTGTGCGAGACCATAGGCATCCCCGTTGAGGGCGTGCTCACGGGCTCCGAGGTCGAGGCCATGGACGACGCCGAGCTCACCAGCCGCGTGGAGCGGACCTCGGTCTTTGCCAAGCTGGCACCGGCGAGCAAGGCGCGCGTCGTGAGCACCCTGCGCGACCTCGGGCACGTCGTGGGCTTCATGGGTGACGGCGTGAACGACGCGGCCGCGATGGGAGCCTCCGACTGCGGCGTCTCCGTGGACTCCGCCGTCGACGTGGCTCGCGAGGCCGCCGACGTCATCTTGCTCGAGAAGGACCTCATGGTTCTCGAGCGTGGCATCGTCTGCGGGCGCCGCACGCTGGCCAACATGTTCAAGTACGTGAAGATGACCGTGAGCTCCAACTTCGGCAACATCATCTCGGTGATCGTGGCCGCGACCCTGCTGCCGTTTCTGCCCATGGGACCGGTCCAGCTGCTCCTTCTGAACCTCATCTACGACCTCACCTGCACGGCGCTGCCCTGGGACGGCGTCGACGACGAGCTCGTGCGCGGCCCACGCGTGTGGGACAGCTCATCCGTCAAGAGCTTCATGTTCTGGATGGGGCCCGTGAGCTCGCTGTTCGACATCCTCACGTTTGTCGCACTCTTCTTCTGGATCTGCCCTGCGGTGACGGGTGGGACCTGGGGCACCCTCGATGCCACGGGACAGGTCGTCTTCGTGGCCGTGTTCCAGTCCGGCTGGTTCGTCGAGAGCATGTGGTCGCAGACGCTCGCCGTCCACCTCATGCGCACGGCGCGTCGCCCGTTTCTGGACAGCCGCGCCGCGGCGCCGCTCACCGTGCTAGGGCTCGCGGGAATCGCGCTGGCCACCGTGCTGCCGTTCACGCCCGTTGCCGCCGCGCTCGACTTCGCGGCGCTGCCCGCGAGCTACTTTGCGCTGCTCGCCGGGGTCGTCGTGGGCTACGTCTGCGTCCTGGCGCTCGTCAAGCACCTCTACGTCCGCCGCCACGGGGAGTTCCTGTAGGGATGCCGGGGGACGGGATCCGCAACAAGAAGGCGACCAGACGGGCGAGAGGCCCTACGCGTTGAAGACGTGCGTGTCGAGTCGCCTGAACGCCTCCTGCACGCGCGCGAGCGGCAGCGCGAGGTTCACGCGCACGTGACAGGGGCCGTGAAAGGCCCGGCCGTCCTGCCAGTCCACGCCCACGCGCCAGGCCGCATGCTCGAGCCAGTCGATGTCGCGCCCGTGGGCCCGACACCACTCGGTGCAGTCAAGGAACAGCATGTAGGTACCCTGGGGCCTGCTCACGCGCACCCCCTCGAAGTGCTCGGCCACAAAGTCGCAGGCCCAGTCCACGTTGCCCGCGATGACCTGGTTGAGCTCGTCGAGCCACGCGCGCCCCTCGCTGCCGTACGCACCGATAAGGGCGTGCATGGAAAGCACGTTCATCGAGTTGTAGTGCGACTTGGCGGCCTTGGCGCACACGCGGTCGCGCAGGTAGTCGTCGTAGATGACGTGATAGCTGCCTATGAGGCCCGCGAGGTTGAAGGTCTTGCTCGGCGCGTAGAGGGCCACCGTGCGTCGACGGGCGTCCTCGCTCACGCTCTGCGTGGGCGTGTGGCGCACGCCCGGGCGCACGATGTCGGACCAGATCTCGTCCGAGATGACCACGCAGTCGTACTTTCGATAGAGCTCCAGGGCCCGCTCGATCTCCCAGCGCTCCCAGACGCGCCCGCAGGGGTTGTGCGGCGAACAGAACACCGCAACGTGGATGTGATTCTCGGCGAGCCTTCGCTCCATGTCCTCGTAGTCCATGCGCCACGTGCCGTCGGCGTCGAGCACGAGCGGCGAGAGCACGATCTTATAGCCGTTGCCCTCGATGCTGTGCGTGAAGCCGATGTAGGTGGGGCTATGCAGCAGCACGGCATCGCCCGGAGCGGCGAAGGCCGTGAGCGCGGAGATCACCCCGCCGAGCACGCCGTTCTCGTACCCGATGTGCTTGGCCTCGAGGCCATCGACGCCGTTGCGGTCCTGCTGCCAGTCAATGATGGCCTGGTAGTACTCGTCGCGCGGATTGAAGTACCCAAAGGCCGGATGCTGGACTCGCTCGACGATGGCCCGCGTGATCGAGGGGGCCGTGGGAAAGTTCATGTCAGCTATCCACATGGGGATGGGGTCGAAGCCCTCGTCGGGAAGCTCGGGAGCCGAGCCACCGGTGCCGAGCGCATCCAGCGCGATGGCGTCCTTGCCGCGACGCTCCATGATGGAGATAAAGTCATAGGCCACGTGCGCTCCTCTCTGGTCGCCCCTTGGGCGGCTGGTCCGTGTTCCCTTGGCATCATAGCCGACCGTTATGCCCCGAGACGACACTACAATCAAGCGAAACGCAACCTCTCGGCAACCCCTAGACGAAAAGAGGACCATGCACATCGAACATGCCGCACTCTACGTCCGCGACCTCAAGGGCGCACGAGACTTTTTTGTCCGCTACTTCGAGGCAGTCGTGGGCCCGCTCTATCACAATCCGAGGATGGGTTTTCGCTCGTACTTCCTGAGCCTGGACGAGGGTGCCCGCCTCGAGCTCATGTGCAGGCCCGAGCTCGCTGATGGCGAGAAGGATCTGCTACAGGTGGGCTGGGCCCACCTTGCCGTGAGCCTTGGCAGCCCCGACGAGGTGAATCGCCTGACCGCGCATCTAGCCGCCGACGGCTATGAGGTCACAAGCGGCCCGCGCACCACCGGGGACGGATACTACGAGAGCTGCGTTCTGGGCCCCGAGGACATCCCAATCGAGCTCACGGTCTAACGCAAATCACTCTCTTCGGGTTTGGGTTCGCAGACGAGCCGCCCTCTCTCTGGCTTCC
This is a stretch of genomic DNA from Thermophilibacter immobilis. It encodes these proteins:
- a CDS encoding insulinase family protein, with the translated sequence MDHAKQRFDTLDPALAAGTAHAGFTVTRAVPLPEISGSAYVMRHDATGARALWLACADPNKSFSISFKTPPTDDTGVFHILEHSVLCGSARYPVKEPFVNLLKTSMQTFLNAMTFPDKTMYPVASTNTADLENLMGVYLDAVLHPAIYERPRIFEQEGWHLEVTGEGDDASLSYNGVVFNEMKGALSDPDDVLYQALSAALFPDTAYAHESGGNPRKIPTLTYKEFLNNHARHYTLANSYTVLYGDLDIDRELAFIDKRFHTAQARDAGAPNELELQAPVRPTRREVRMATAPTNSSIGLSYVLGTAADRTRVLAVDVLLDALCGSNEAPLKRRVLDADLADDFSAMLIDGVLQPQAMFVLKGLHEGATERFRALVEDVCCELARDGIDRERLEAALAQAEFTLREGDWGGYPDGVALSMQAMSGWLYDDERPLDYLRYEDALAELKAGLDAGYFERLLQGLICESAHAAEVELVPVEGGDAADETLELAQTRAQMSEEDLAAVTREVEALRHEQEAPDTPEGLASLPSLTVDDVEAPAAEPEPRDTQAPLPCIAHELDTHGIDYVYHYFDLRRLSFEELPYVGVLTDLLGRLDTARHSASELDTLIGKNLGGLDFFTETYTRDDDLGFADPVLVVGASSLRANVDILATLPREVWAETLFSDAARMRDALTQRKIALEQYFVGSGHAAALARTSTYFSAASGAASQMAGLDYYLFLKGLLADWDARAQGLEARLSALAGHIFTADEVTVSFTGNAAERERFWEAGGPLGLTPAGDVAHRLAIPAPAPRNEAFVIPSNVSYVARAAAPSSADAGTLGAWQVATRALSYDYLWNEVRVKGGAYGVGFKRTTEGLRQFWSFRDPAVDATLGRYDGAAGWLAGWRPDSAELDGYVVSAVAAHDAPVKPRQLARRQDMVRFGGRPAGWRDLVRAQELACTVDDVRALAPALADDTCARGICVFGGREAIEASGVAFDSVTELVGA
- a CDS encoding nitroreductase family protein, translated to MDGQEFEGLAASSRSFRRYDGSLVEEDALRSLVAAARLAPSGNNKQVLRFRLVAGAPACATTFSHLGWAALLKDWDGPTAGERPGGYVVICLPKKLATNPIRLMDTGIAAQTMALAARARGLGCCMLRNFDAALAADLALPDDLTPVLVLAVGVPVEHVVLEDVGASGEHGLAYWRETDGSHHVPKLSVGELLV
- a CDS encoding pyridoxal phosphate-dependent aminotransferase — its product is MELSRRLDAFEDEVFAALNVRRRELEARGRRVWDLSVGTPDFAPPQHVIDALVRSASDPASWRYALRDTDELTGAVCAYYERRFGVGGITPDMVASCRGTQEGLGYVCAALCDPGDVALVPDPCYPVFRNATMLAGARPHYYPLTAAHGFLPCFSEIPDDVADAARYLIVSLPANPVGSVGTPEVYEELIAFARAHDLVVIHDNAYSDIVFDGPAAGSFLAYPGALEVGVEFLSLSKSFNVTGARLSFLVGRPDVVAAAKKLRGQVDFGMFHPEQAAAVAALTGPLEPVEAQRLAYQERRDALCDGLASLGWERPNAHGSMFVWARLPGGREDSVAFAAELMEGAGVIVTPGASFGPAGEGYVRMALVLPPEDLRQVVAAIGAAGI
- the nrdD gene encoding anaerobic ribonucleoside-triphosphate reductase encodes the protein MKIIKRNGSEVTFDVIKIENAIRAANLEVPAAERLTDREIKFSSLNVTDECLEAGHTVTVEEVQDLVEDQLMALDHFEVARRYIIYRYLQGQKRQKNTTDDKILSLIECNNEEVKQENSNKNPTVVSVQRDYMAGEVSKDLAMRKLLPAEVVDAHNEGIIHFHDSDYFAQHMHNCDLINLEDMLQNGTVISGTLIERPHSFSTACNIATQIIAQVASCQYGGQSISLTHLAPFVDVSRKKIRRQVAAEMEAIDAHPGEEKLNQIVEKRLREEVSRGVQTIQYQVVTLMTTNGQAPFITVFMYLNEANNEQEKADLALCIEEMLRQRYQGVKNEEGVWITPAFPKLIYVLEPDNVAEGTPYFYLTKLAAKCTARRMVPDYISEKKMHEYKLSKGEVEGEGDVYTCMGCRSFLTPDRSGNGYDNVAKAGNYEPGKPKYYGRFNQGVVTINLPDVALSAKGDMDRFWEIFDERLELCHRALRCRHERLLGTLSDAAPILWQYGALARLDKGERIDKLLYGGYSTISLGYAGLYECVKAMTGHSHTDHEATPFALSVMQRMNDKCNEWKAAENIDYSLYGTPLESTTYKFAKCLQRRFGIIEGITDKGYITNSYHVHVSEEIDAFTKLQFESEFQRLSPGGAISYVEVPNMQDNLEAVISVMQYIYDHIMYAELNTKSDYCQECGYDGEIKIVEDDGKLVWECPNCGNRDQSKMNVARRTCGYIGTQFWNQGRTEEIKDRVLHL